The following is a genomic window from Pedobacter sp. KBS0701.
GACCATTATTTCAGAACATCAGGAAGCTATAAAAGGGTTTATCATTAACGAAATGAAACGAGGTGTGACCATTTATAAAGGCGAAGGCGGTTACGGAGAAAAGAAAGATATTGATATTATTTTTACTGTGGTTACCAAACTAGAAATGAGCAAATTACAAACTGCTATCCGGCAGATTGATTCAGATGCCTTTGTAATACAACAACAAATTGCCGATTTAAAGGGCGGGGTAGTTAAACGCCATGCCTTACATTAATTTTCCATCCCATTGAAGATATACAATAACCTTTCGGATTTTAAGAAATTAGATAATGCCATTGTAACCATTGGCACTTTTGATGGTGTACATTTCGGGCACCAAAAAATCATCAAACAACTGGTAGAAAAAGCAAAATCTGATAAAGGAGAAAGCGTAATACTAACTTTTTTCCCACACCCGAGAATGATTATTGATCCTGAAAACCAGGATCTAAAAATGATTAACACAATTACGGAAAAAGCAGAAATTTTAAAAGGTTTAGGGGTAGATCATTTAATCATTACACCATTTACCAGAGATTTCTCCAATCAACTGCCTGAAGATTACATAAAAAACATACTGGTAAACAACATTGGCACCAGGCATATTATTATTGGTTATGACCATCGTTTCGGTAAAGACCGTTCTGGCAACCTGGATGATTTAAAAGCCGCTGGCTTACATTATGGCTTTAATGTGGAGGAAATTATGGAACAGGATATTCATGATGTTGCAGTAAGCTCGACCAAAATCCGACAGGCACTTTTGGCTGGCGATGTAAGTTTAGCCAATGATTATCTGGGTTATCCATTTTCTATTTTCGGAAGGGTAATTAAAGGCGATAAAATTGGCCGAACAATTGGTTTCCCTACCGCCAATATCTTCGTAGAAGAAATATATAAACTGATTCCTGGCGATGGCATTTATGCCGTTACAGTTGAGATTGGTTCAGCGCTGGGCGTTGAGGGCTTAGCGGTGGATCAACTCCAAACGCAAAACGCCAAACTCCAAACTTATAAAGGCATGGCCTACATCGGGCAGCGTCCAACCATTAATGGGATGACCAGAAATATTGAGGTTAATATTTTCGATTTTAACCAGGAAATTTATGGACAGGACATCAAGATGAATTTCTTGAAATTCTTACGTCACGATGTAAAATTTACCGGATTAGAAGCGCTTACCGTTCAATTGCAAAAAGATAAGGAAGCGACGCTCAATTATTTTAACAGGTGATTTTTTTTAGGGTATCCAGCTCGATTGTCATCTCGACTGAAACGCAGTGGAATGGAGAGATCTATCTAAACAGATTTCTCGACTTCGTTGCACTCCGCTCGAAATGACGGTAACTCGAGATGAGAGTGATTTTATAAACTCAATTTTAATAATCTAAGTCAAAAGGGTATTTAAGTCTGTTTAAATCAGATTTCCCTTTCAAAAAAGCCTTATTTTCGTTATATTAGCGGCAATGAGGGTTTTTTACATCATTTTCTTTCTATCTATCTCCATTAATTTTGCGGTCTTCGCATCGCAAAAACAAGGAAATGATGCCGCATTA
Proteins encoded in this region:
- a CDS encoding bifunctional riboflavin kinase/FAD synthetase — its product is MKIYNNLSDFKKLDNAIVTIGTFDGVHFGHQKIIKQLVEKAKSDKGESVILTFFPHPRMIIDPENQDLKMINTITEKAEILKGLGVDHLIITPFTRDFSNQLPEDYIKNILVNNIGTRHIIIGYDHRFGKDRSGNLDDLKAAGLHYGFNVEEIMEQDIHDVAVSSTKIRQALLAGDVSLANDYLGYPFSIFGRVIKGDKIGRTIGFPTANIFVEEIYKLIPGDGIYAVTVEIGSALGVEGLAVDQLQTQNAKLQTYKGMAYIGQRPTINGMTRNIEVNIFDFNQEIYGQDIKMNFLKFLRHDVKFTGLEALTVQLQKDKEATLNYFNR